In one Mycobacterium heckeshornense genomic region, the following are encoded:
- a CDS encoding DUF2505 domain-containing protein, translating into MPRAFAYSADSPAGVEQILSAFGDNDYWQARLAAAGNDTARLDALDVDSRGAVSIVVKASVLRDHLPKVVAKIGRGDLETTHCETWTPIDRGQVRGEIVVAMRGVPLSGRGEALLAPAQHGSRLQVRGTVAVTVPLIGGRIEGLISSQLGTGITELQRFTAEWIAGNR; encoded by the coding sequence ATGCCGCGCGCGTTCGCCTATTCGGCCGACTCTCCGGCCGGTGTCGAGCAAATACTTTCGGCGTTCGGCGACAACGATTACTGGCAAGCCAGGCTGGCGGCCGCCGGCAACGACACCGCCAGGTTAGACGCGTTGGATGTCGACAGCCGCGGTGCGGTGAGCATAGTGGTCAAGGCCAGCGTGCTGCGTGACCATCTGCCGAAAGTCGTGGCCAAGATCGGCCGCGGTGATCTTGAGACCACGCACTGCGAAACGTGGACTCCGATCGACCGGGGACAGGTGCGCGGGGAGATTGTCGTCGCGATGCGCGGGGTCCCGCTATCTGGACGCGGTGAGGCGCTGCTGGCGCCGGCCCAGCACGGGTCGCGGCTGCAGGTGCGCGGGACCGTCGCGGTCACAGTCCCATTGATCGGAGGCCGGATCGAAGGCTTGATCAGCAGTCAACTCGGCACCGGCATCACCGAACTGCAGCGCTTCACCGCCGAGTGGATTGCGGGAAACCGCTGA
- a CDS encoding SDR family oxidoreductase, with product MSAASRQVVLITGAAGGIGAEVARRLHAKGARLVLSDLDEAQLNTLGAELADERVLTVVADVRDRAAMQAAADHAIDRFGGIDTVMANAGIASYGSVLQVDPEAFRRLVDVNVLGVYHTVRAALPSLIERGGYVLIVSSLAAYAAAPGMAPYGASKAAVEHFANALRLEVAHLGVDVGSAHMSWIDTPMVQDSKADLSTFTEMLAKLPYPLNRTTSVQKCAQALVKGIEGRKRRINSPGWVGLVRWLRPVLSTPLGEAPVRRLVPDLLPRMDAEVAALGRSTSAHTQGLERR from the coding sequence ATGAGCGCAGCCAGCCGCCAAGTTGTACTCATCACCGGCGCTGCAGGTGGCATCGGTGCCGAAGTGGCCCGTCGATTGCACGCCAAGGGCGCCAGGCTGGTCTTGAGCGATTTGGACGAGGCACAGCTCAATACGCTGGGCGCCGAACTAGCCGACGAGCGGGTGCTCACCGTGGTCGCCGATGTCCGCGACCGCGCCGCCATGCAAGCCGCCGCCGACCACGCCATAGACCGGTTCGGCGGTATCGACACGGTCATGGCAAACGCCGGGATAGCCAGCTACGGGTCGGTTCTGCAGGTCGATCCCGAAGCATTCCGCCGACTCGTCGACGTCAACGTGCTCGGGGTGTACCACACCGTGCGGGCCGCTCTTCCCTCGCTGATCGAGCGGGGCGGCTATGTGCTGATCGTGTCGTCGCTGGCCGCCTACGCCGCAGCCCCGGGTATGGCGCCGTACGGCGCCTCCAAAGCCGCGGTCGAACACTTCGCCAACGCGCTGCGCCTGGAGGTTGCCCATCTGGGCGTCGACGTCGGGTCGGCGCACATGTCGTGGATCGACACGCCGATGGTGCAAGACAGCAAGGCCGACCTGTCCACATTCACCGAGATGCTCGCCAAACTGCCTTATCCGCTCAACCGCACCACATCGGTGCAGAAGTGTGCGCAGGCCTTGGTCAAGGGCATCGAGGGGCGCAAACGCCGCATCAACAGTCCGGGCTGGGTTGGGCTGGTCCGCTGGCTGCGGCCGGTGCTGTCCACCCCGCTGGGCGAGGCCCCGGTCCGGCGGTTGGTGCCCGATCTGCTGCCGCGCATGGACGCCGAAGTCGCTGCGCTTGGTCGTTCGACCAGTGCTCACACGCAGGGACTGGAGCGGCGGTAA
- a CDS encoding DUF3090 domain-containing protein has product MARAIHVFRTPDRFVAGTVGQPGNRTFYLQAVHDNRVVSVVLEKQQVAVLADRIGALLYEVHRRFGTPVPPEPTEVDDLNPLITPIDAEFRVGTMGLGWDSEAQTVVVELLAVTDTEFDASVVLDDTEEGPDAVRVFLTPESARQFATRSHRVIAAGRPPCPLCDEPLDPEGHICARTNGYRRSALLGSDDDAEA; this is encoded by the coding sequence ATGGCCCGAGCAATTCACGTGTTTCGTACCCCCGACCGCTTCGTCGCCGGGACCGTCGGCCAGCCCGGAAACCGCACCTTTTATCTGCAAGCCGTCCATGACAACCGGGTGGTGTCGGTGGTGCTGGAGAAGCAGCAGGTCGCGGTGCTCGCTGACCGCATTGGCGCGCTGTTGTATGAGGTGCACCGCAGGTTCGGCACACCCGTGCCGCCGGAACCGACCGAGGTTGACGACCTCAACCCGCTGATCACCCCGATCGACGCCGAGTTTCGGGTCGGAACGATGGGGCTCGGCTGGGATTCCGAGGCGCAGACCGTAGTGGTCGAATTGTTGGCCGTCACCGACACCGAGTTCGATGCGTCGGTGGTGCTTGACGACACCGAGGAGGGACCCGACGCGGTGCGGGTGTTTTTGACCCCGGAGTCGGCCCGGCAGTTCGCGACCCGGTCGCATCGCGTGATCGCGGCGGGCCGTCCGCCCTGCCCGCTGTGCGACGAACCGCTGGACCCGGAGGGGCACATCTGCGCGCGCACCAACGGCTATCGGCGCAGCGCGCTGCTCGGGTCTGACGATGACGCCGAGGCCTGA
- a CDS encoding YbhB/YbcL family Raf kinase inhibitor-like protein: MATLPDPYARLPKLPSFTLTSKSITDGQPLASAQISGILGAGGEDASPHLSWSGFPEQTRSFAVTVYDPDAPTLSGFWHWAVANLPANVTELPEGIGDGRELPGGALTLVNDAGMRRYVGAAPPPGHGPHRYYVAVHAVDVDKLDLTEDASPAFLGFQLFQRAIARAVIYGTYEQR; this comes from the coding sequence ATGGCCACACTGCCCGACCCGTATGCCCGGCTGCCCAAGCTGCCGTCATTCACGTTGACGTCGAAGTCGATCACCGACGGTCAGCCGCTGGCCAGCGCCCAGATCAGCGGCATTCTGGGCGCTGGTGGCGAAGACGCCAGCCCCCATTTGAGCTGGTCCGGGTTTCCCGAGCAGACGCGCAGCTTCGCAGTCACCGTCTATGACCCCGACGCGCCCACGCTGTCCGGGTTTTGGCATTGGGCGGTGGCCAACCTGCCGGCCAACGTCACCGAGTTGCCGGAGGGCATCGGCGACGGGCGCGAATTGCCCGGCGGCGCGTTGACGTTGGTCAACGACGCCGGCATGCGCCGTTACGTCGGCGCGGCCCCGCCGCCCGGCCACGGTCCGCACCGGTACTACGTCGCGGTGCATGCCGTCGACGTCGACAAACTTGACCTCACCGAAGACGCCAGCCCCGCGTTTCTCGGATTCCAGTTGTTCCAGCGCGCGATCGCGCGAGCGGTCATCTACGGCACCTACGAGCAGCGGTAG
- a CDS encoding SCO1664 family protein, translating to MTPRPDDREVLRRGELTVLGRIRSASNATFLCEATCGQRSVHCVYKPIAGEQPLWDFPDGTLAGRELGAYLVSTQLGWNIVPYTIIRDGPAGRGMLQLWVHQPGDTPDCDPDPGPDLVDLFPASKPPPGYLPVLRAYDYAGDEVVLMHADDIRLRRMAVFDVLVNNADRKGGHILRGLDGHVYGVDHGVCLHTENKLRTVLWGWAGKPVDDETLDAVAGLSEALRGPLADTLTGHITAREIAALRRRARALLDNPVMPTPDRHRPIPWPAF from the coding sequence ATGACGCCGAGGCCTGATGATCGCGAGGTTCTGCGGCGCGGCGAGCTGACGGTCCTGGGACGCATTCGCTCGGCCAGCAACGCGACCTTCCTGTGCGAGGCGACGTGCGGCCAGCGCAGTGTGCACTGCGTCTACAAGCCGATCGCCGGTGAGCAGCCGCTGTGGGACTTTCCCGACGGGACGCTGGCCGGCCGGGAACTCGGCGCATATCTGGTGTCCACCCAACTTGGGTGGAACATCGTGCCCTACACCATCATTCGCGACGGTCCGGCCGGTCGCGGCATGCTTCAGCTGTGGGTGCACCAACCCGGCGATACGCCGGACTGCGATCCCGATCCGGGCCCGGACTTGGTGGACCTGTTTCCCGCAAGCAAGCCGCCACCGGGCTATTTGCCCGTGCTGCGCGCCTACGATTACGCCGGCGACGAAGTGGTGCTGATGCACGCCGACGACATCCGGCTGCGGCGGATGGCGGTGTTCGATGTGCTGGTCAACAACGCCGACCGCAAAGGCGGCCACATCCTGCGCGGACTCGACGGACACGTCTACGGCGTTGACCACGGTGTCTGCCTGCACACCGAGAACAAGTTGCGCACGGTGCTGTGGGGCTGGGCCGGCAAACCCGTCGACGACGAGACCCTGGACGCGGTCGCCGGGCTGAGCGAAGCGCTGCGCGGCCCGCTCGCCGACACCCTGACCGGGCACATCACCGCCCGCGAAATCGCGGCGCTACGCCGGCGCGCCCGCGCGTTGCTGGACAACCCGGTGATGCCTACTCCGGATCGGCATCGTCCCATTCCGTGGCCGGCGTTTTGA
- a CDS encoding histidine phosphatase family protein produces the protein MTVILLRHGRSTSNTAQVLAGRSEGVDLDDTGREQAADLITRLAELPIRALVSSPMLRCRRTLEPLAGVLGLQPVVDERLSEVDYGQWTGRKISELAKEPLWAVVQAHPSAAVFPDGEGLAQVQVRAVAAVREHDRRLADQHRGDALWLACTHGDVIKAVLADALGNHLDSFQRITADPASISVIRYTQLRPFVLHVNHTGARLTAALTGAPSPDAAPGGDVAPGDAVVGGSTG, from the coding sequence ATGACGGTCATCTTGTTGCGGCACGGCAGATCGACGTCGAATACCGCGCAGGTGCTGGCCGGCCGCTCCGAGGGCGTCGACCTCGACGACACCGGCCGCGAACAAGCCGCCGACCTGATCACCCGGCTCGCCGAGCTGCCCATCCGGGCGCTGGTGTCCTCGCCAATGCTGCGCTGCCGGCGCACACTCGAACCGCTCGCCGGGGTGCTGGGTCTGCAGCCGGTGGTCGACGAGCGGCTCTCCGAGGTCGACTACGGCCAGTGGACCGGCCGCAAAATCTCCGAATTGGCCAAAGAACCGTTGTGGGCGGTGGTTCAGGCGCATCCCAGCGCAGCGGTGTTCCCCGACGGCGAAGGGTTGGCGCAGGTGCAGGTGCGCGCGGTGGCCGCGGTTCGCGAGCACGACCGGCGCCTGGCCGACCAGCACCGCGGTGACGCCCTGTGGCTGGCCTGTACCCACGGTGATGTCATCAAGGCTGTCCTTGCCGATGCGCTGGGCAATCATCTGGACAGCTTCCAGCGCATCACCGCCGACCCGGCGTCGATCAGCGTGATTCGCTATACCCAGCTGCGCCCATTTGTGTTGCATGTCAACCACACCGGCGCACGGCTGACCGCCGCGCTGACCGGCGCGCCGTCTCCGGATGCCGCGCCGGGCGGTGACGTGGCGCCCGGTGACGCGGTGGTGGGCGGCTCCACGGGCTGA
- a CDS encoding undecaprenyl-diphosphate phosphatase: MSWWQVVVLSVIQGLTEFLPVSSSGHLAIASRIMFGADAGASFTAVTQLGTEVAVLVYFARDIGRIGVAWFNGLVRSPVTARPGPGARAGRGHHLDQRGTDYRLGWYVIVGTVPICVLGLLFTDEIRSGARNLWVVATALLVFSAVIAAAEYLGPQTRGVEQLTVWDAVAVGFAQTLALIPGVSRSGATISAGLFVGLDRELAARFGFLLAIPAVFASGLFSLPDAFHPVREGMSATAPQLLVATVIAFVIGFSAVAWFLRFLVRHSMYWFVAYRVVAGISVLGLLAAGTVAAT; this comes from the coding sequence ATGTCTTGGTGGCAGGTCGTCGTTTTGTCGGTGATCCAGGGGTTGACTGAGTTCCTGCCCGTGTCGTCATCGGGGCATCTTGCGATCGCGTCGCGGATCATGTTCGGTGCCGATGCGGGTGCTTCGTTCACCGCGGTCACCCAGCTAGGCACCGAGGTCGCCGTGCTGGTGTACTTCGCCCGAGATATCGGGCGCATCGGCGTGGCCTGGTTCAACGGGCTGGTGCGCTCGCCGGTGACGGCACGACCCGGCCCGGGCGCCCGGGCCGGCCGTGGGCACCACCTTGATCAGCGCGGCACCGACTACCGGCTGGGCTGGTATGTCATCGTCGGCACCGTGCCGATTTGTGTGCTCGGGCTGCTCTTCACCGATGAAATCCGCTCCGGAGCACGCAATCTCTGGGTCGTGGCGACGGCGCTGCTGGTGTTTTCGGCGGTGATCGCGGCCGCGGAATATCTGGGACCGCAGACCCGAGGCGTCGAGCAGCTCACGGTTTGGGACGCTGTCGCGGTGGGCTTTGCCCAGACGCTGGCGCTGATCCCCGGGGTGTCTCGCTCCGGGGCCACGATCAGCGCCGGGCTGTTCGTCGGGCTCGACCGCGAACTGGCCGCCCGATTCGGTTTCCTGCTGGCGATCCCGGCGGTGTTCGCCTCGGGGTTGTTTTCGCTGCCCGACGCCTTCCACCCGGTGCGCGAGGGGATGAGTGCCACCGCGCCCCAGCTGCTTGTTGCTACGGTGATCGCGTTCGTCATCGGCTTCAGCGCGGTGGCGTGGTTTCTGCGGTTTCTGGTGCGGCACAGCATGTATTGGTTCGTCGCATACCGGGTGGTCGCCGGCATCAGCGTGCTCGGTTTGCTCGCCGCCGGGACGGTGGCCGCGACATGA
- a CDS encoding 3'(2'),5'-bisphosphate nucleotidase CysQ has protein sequence MNPACHDPTDAALAAQLAEDAGKLLLAVRDEVGFDYPWLLGDIGDAQANSLLLRRLHAARPADAVLSEEAYDDLSRLGADRVWIIDPLDGTREFSTPGCDDWAVHVALWRRDGGPNGAITDAAVALPAAGELYRSDTVTANGSPHGGPIRVTASSSRPPAVLYRLRERLDIQLVRIGSAGAKAMSVVRGDADAYIHAGGQWEWDSAAPAGVLLAAGLHASRLDGSELVYNRPDPYLPDLLMCRPELADVLLGAIRLAG, from the coding sequence GTGAACCCGGCCTGCCACGACCCGACCGACGCGGCGCTGGCCGCGCAATTGGCCGAAGATGCCGGCAAGCTGTTGCTGGCGGTGCGCGACGAGGTGGGCTTCGACTATCCCTGGCTGCTCGGCGACATCGGCGATGCCCAGGCCAATTCGCTGCTTTTGCGGCGGCTGCACGCTGCGCGGCCGGCTGACGCGGTGCTCAGCGAGGAAGCCTATGACGACCTGTCCCGGCTGGGCGCCGACCGGGTCTGGATCATTGACCCGCTGGACGGCACTCGGGAGTTCTCCACGCCGGGATGCGACGACTGGGCTGTCCATGTGGCGTTGTGGCGGCGGGACGGCGGGCCGAACGGTGCCATCACCGACGCAGCGGTCGCGCTGCCCGCCGCCGGCGAGCTGTACCGCAGCGACACCGTCACCGCGAACGGATCGCCACACGGCGGACCCATTCGCGTCACCGCCAGCTCGAGCCGGCCGCCTGCGGTGCTGTACCGGCTGCGAGAACGCTTAGACATCCAACTGGTCCGGATCGGCTCGGCCGGCGCGAAGGCGATGTCGGTGGTGCGCGGCGACGCGGACGCCTACATTCATGCCGGCGGGCAATGGGAATGGGACTCGGCCGCGCCCGCGGGGGTGCTGTTGGCCGCGGGCCTGCACGCCTCCCGACTGGATGGCTCCGAGCTGGTCTATAACCGACCCGACCCGTATCTGCCCGACCTGCTGATGTGCCGACCCGAGCTGGCTGACGTGCTGCTGGGTGCGATCCGGTTGGCAGGCTGA
- the mshC gene encoding cysteine--1-D-myo-inosityl 2-amino-2-deoxy-alpha-D-glucopyranoside ligase, with protein MQSWPAPPLPVLPGRGPELRLYDTADRQVRPVTAGRTATMYVCGITPYDATHLGHAATYVAFDLVHRLWLDLGHEVHYVQNVTDVDDPLFERADRDGVDWQELAAREVDLFRADMTALRVLPPQQYVSATEAIAEVVELVEKMLASGAAYTVDNGYPDVYYRADATLQFGYQSGYDRDTMLRLFAERGGDPTRQGKSDALDALMWRSARPGEPSWPSPFGPGRPGWHVECAAIALSRIGAGLDIQGGGNDLIFPHHEFTAAHAECVSGERRFARHYVHAGMIGWQGHKMSKSRGNLVLVSTLRAQGVEPPAIRLALLAGHYRADRYWDAQVLDEAIARLHRWRTATALPAGPDAADTIGRVRQYLADDLDTPKALAALDGWATDALDYGGHDAQAPDAVAAAIDALLGVELR; from the coding sequence ATGCAATCGTGGCCCGCTCCGCCGCTTCCGGTGCTGCCGGGACGCGGGCCGGAGCTGCGACTGTACGACACGGCTGATCGCCAGGTGCGCCCGGTGACGGCAGGCCGGACCGCGACCATGTACGTCTGCGGAATCACCCCCTACGACGCCACGCATCTGGGTCACGCCGCGACCTACGTGGCATTCGACCTGGTGCACCGGTTGTGGCTGGATCTCGGTCACGAGGTGCACTACGTGCAGAACGTCACCGACGTCGACGACCCGCTATTCGAACGCGCCGACCGTGACGGTGTCGATTGGCAAGAGCTGGCCGCACGCGAGGTAGACCTGTTTCGCGCCGACATGACCGCGCTGCGGGTGCTGCCCCCGCAGCAATACGTCTCGGCGACCGAGGCGATCGCGGAAGTCGTTGAGCTCGTTGAGAAAATGCTGGCGTCGGGTGCGGCGTACACCGTCGACAACGGCTACCCTGACGTCTACTACCGGGCCGACGCCACACTGCAATTCGGCTACCAGTCCGGTTATGACCGCGACACCATGCTGCGGTTGTTCGCCGAGCGTGGCGGCGACCCGACCCGTCAAGGCAAGAGCGACGCGCTCGACGCCCTGATGTGGCGGTCCGCGCGTCCGGGTGAACCGAGCTGGCCATCGCCGTTTGGGCCCGGCCGGCCCGGTTGGCACGTCGAATGCGCGGCGATCGCGCTCAGCCGCATCGGTGCCGGCCTCGATATCCAGGGCGGCGGCAACGATCTCATCTTTCCGCATCACGAGTTCACTGCCGCGCATGCCGAATGTGTAAGCGGGGAGCGTCGATTCGCTCGCCACTATGTGCATGCCGGGATGATCGGCTGGCAGGGCCACAAAATGTCCAAGAGCCGCGGCAACCTGGTCTTGGTGTCGACGCTGCGCGCGCAAGGCGTCGAGCCGCCAGCTATCCGGCTGGCCTTGTTGGCCGGACATTACCGCGCCGACCGGTACTGGGACGCACAGGTCCTCGACGAGGCGATCGCACGGCTGCACCGCTGGCGCACCGCGACCGCACTGCCCGCCGGTCCGGACGCCGCCGACACCATCGGCCGGGTGCGGCAGTACTTGGCCGACGATCTCGATACCCCTAAAGCGCTTGCCGCCCTTGATGGTTGGGCGACCGATGCGCTGGATTACGGCGGCCACGACGCGCAGGCGCCCGACGCGGTGGCAGCCGCAATCGACGCACTGCTGGGAGTGGAGCTGCGATGA
- a CDS encoding M20/M25/M40 family metallo-hydrolase: protein MVGKVTVTVPAGVPVDDVVDVVSTLIRFDTTNTGEPETTKGEAECARWVAEQLDEVGYRVDYVESGAPGRGNVFARLAGADRTRGALLIHGHLDVVPAEAAEWSVHPFSGAVEDGYVWGRGAVDMKDMIGMMIVVARQFRRAGIVPPRDLVFAFVADEENGGKLGAHWLVDNRPDLFARVTEAIGEVGGFSLTVPRRNGGERRLYLIETAEKGLQWMRLTARGRAGHGSMVHDHNAVTALAEAVARLGRHRFPLVLSDTVVQFLAAVGEETGHSFDTESPDLEGAIDKLGPIARIVKATLRDTANPTMLKAGYKANVVPATAQAMVDCRVLPGRKAAFEAEVDQLIGPDVVREWIRDLPSYETSFDGDLVDAMNAALLAVDPDARTVPYMLSGGTDAKAFARLGIRCFGFVPLRLPPDLDFSALFHGVDERVPVDALRFGTQVLANFLTHC from the coding sequence ATGGTAGGAAAGGTGACTGTGACGGTTCCAGCCGGTGTTCCAGTCGATGATGTGGTGGACGTCGTCAGCACGCTGATCCGGTTCGACACCACCAACACCGGCGAACCCGAGACCACCAAGGGCGAGGCCGAGTGTGCCCGGTGGGTCGCTGAACAGCTGGACGAAGTCGGCTACCGGGTCGACTACGTCGAATCCGGCGCGCCCGGCCGCGGCAACGTGTTCGCCCGGCTAGCGGGTGCGGACCGCACACGCGGAGCGCTGCTGATCCACGGTCATCTCGACGTGGTGCCGGCCGAGGCGGCCGAGTGGAGCGTGCACCCGTTCTCCGGCGCGGTCGAGGACGGCTACGTCTGGGGCCGCGGCGCGGTCGACATGAAGGACATGATCGGCATGATGATCGTGGTGGCCCGCCAATTCCGGCGGGCCGGCATCGTGCCGCCTCGGGACCTGGTGTTCGCGTTCGTCGCCGATGAGGAAAACGGCGGCAAGCTCGGGGCGCATTGGCTGGTCGACAACCGCCCGGACCTGTTCGCTCGGGTGACCGAGGCGATCGGCGAAGTCGGCGGTTTTTCGCTGACAGTGCCGCGCCGAAACGGCGGCGAACGCCGCCTTTACCTGATCGAGACCGCCGAGAAGGGACTGCAGTGGATGCGGCTGACCGCCCGGGGCCGGGCGGGGCACGGCTCGATGGTGCATGACCACAACGCGGTGACCGCGCTGGCCGAGGCGGTCGCGCGGCTGGGCCGCCACCGGTTCCCGTTAGTGCTCAGCGACACCGTGGTGCAGTTCCTGGCCGCTGTCGGGGAAGAAACCGGGCATAGCTTCGACACGGAGTCCCCCGACCTGGAAGGGGCGATTGACAAGCTTGGTCCCATCGCCCGCATCGTGAAGGCCACGCTGCGCGACACCGCGAATCCGACGATGCTCAAGGCGGGTTACAAGGCCAACGTGGTGCCCGCCACGGCACAGGCCATGGTGGACTGCCGTGTGCTTCCCGGTCGGAAGGCGGCGTTCGAGGCCGAAGTCGACCAACTCATCGGGCCGGACGTGGTTCGCGAATGGATCCGGGATCTGCCCTCGTATGAAACCAGCTTCGACGGCGACCTGGTCGACGCGATGAACGCGGCGCTGCTGGCGGTCGATCCCGACGCCCGAACAGTGCCCTATATGCTATCCGGCGGGACGGACGCAAAAGCGTTCGCGCGCTTGGGTATTCGCTGCTTTGGCTTCGTTCCGCTGCGGCTGCCCCCGGACCTGGACTTCTCCGCGCTGTTCCATGGCGTCGATGAGCGGGTACCCGTGGACGCGCTGAGGTTCGGCACCCAAGTGCTGGCGAATTTTCTGACACACTGCTGA